A genome region from Hippopotamus amphibius kiboko isolate mHipAmp2 chromosome 1, mHipAmp2.hap2, whole genome shotgun sequence includes the following:
- the MED18 gene encoding mediator of RNA polymerase II transcription subunit 18 gives MEAPPVTMMPVTGGAINMMEYLLQGSVLDHSLESLIHRLRGLCDNMEPETFVDHEMVFLLKGQQASPFVLRARRSMDRAGAPWHLRYLGQPEIGDKNRHALVRSCVDIATSENLTDFLVEMGFRMDHEFVARGHLFRKGIMKIVVYKIFRILVPGNTDNTEALSLSYLVELSVVAPGGQDMVSDDMRNFAEQLKPLVHLEKIDPKRLM, from the exons ATGGAGGCACCTCCAGTCACCATGATGCCTGTCACTGGGGGTGCCATTAACATGATGGAGTACCTGCTACAGG gaAGTGTTTTAGATCACAGCTTGGAAAGCCTCATCCACCGCCTTCGTGGTCTGTGTGACAACATGGAACCTGAGACTTTCGTTGACCATGAGATGGTATTCCTCCTTAAGGGCCAGCAGGCCAGTCCATTTGTTCTAAGGGCCCGACGCTCTATGGATAGGGCAGGGGCACCCTGGCATCTGCGCTACCTGGGACAGCCAGAAATAGGAGACAAGAACCGCCATGCTCTGGTGCGTAGCTGCGTGGACATTGCAACATCTGAAAACCTTACTGACTTCCTGGTGGAAATGGGCTTCCGCATGGACCATGAGTTTGTTGCCAGGGGACACCTGTTCCGTAAGGGCATCATGAAGATTGTGGTGTACAAGATCTTCCGCATCCTGGTGCCAGGGAACACAGACAACACTGAGGCCTTGTCACTCTCCTATCTTGTGGAACTAAGTGTTGTTGCACCAGGTGGGCAGGACATGGTCTCTGATGACATGAGGAACTTTGCAGAGCAGCTGAAACCTCTGGTTCACCTAGAGAAAATAGACCCCAAAAGGCTCATGTGA